Genomic segment of Armatimonadota bacterium:
GGGATTCGTCGATCCTGAATCGGGCCAACTCCGTTACCTGAAGGTCGGCCCGTACGAACTGCTCCGCGGCATTTATGGTTCAGTGCGGCGTCCAGACTGGGGAACCGTTGTCCAAACCGTCAGCGATTTCAAATTCGATCGCAAGCGCGAGTCGTTCTCCTGCACCTTTGTTGCCGTCCACAAGGACGACAAAATGGACTTCACCTGGCACGGCACCATCACGGGCAAGGTGCGAGACGACGGCAAAGCCGAGATCGAATACGTTCTCGACGGCATCGTCCCCGTCGAGCAAATGACCAACCGCCTCGGCCTCTGTCTGCTCCACCCCGCCACTCTCGAAGGCATTCCGGCCCAAATCGAACACGACCCGGGCAAGATCGAAACGATCCCCTTTCCCGAAGTGATCAAGGCGGACCAGCCGTTCAAAGACACCAAGGCGATCTCTTACGAGGTCAAGCCGGGCATCGGAATCCGAATCGAACTCTCCGGCGACGACTTCGAGACCGAAGATCAGCGCAACTACGGCGACGCCTCGTACAAAACCTATTGCCACTGGCAGGAGTCGGGCTCACCATACCGTGTGACCAAGGGCCAAGAAATCAAGCAAAAGGCGCGGCTGATCGTGTCTGCCGATGGATACAAAGACGAACCGACGATCCCCACTGCGTCCTCCGGACAGCTTCCCAGCCTGGGTACGATCTTCCGCCGCAAGATGACCGTCGAGGAGATGGACCACATCATGAGCCTGCATCTCACGCATTCCCAGGCGAGCCTCGAAGGCATCGAATCCGCCAAGCTGGTTGGAGGGCCGGTTTTCCTCCAAACCCAAGCCGCGTCGATACCCGTAACCCTTTCGCCTAATGACGGCATCCTTTTCTCGCCCGTGAATCAGTGGAAGAAGTTGAACGCCGTTCGCGGCGCCAAGAAATTCCTGGCCGTGCAGGGCTGGTTCATGGAGATGAATGGCTCGAAGCCCTCATTTGACGGCCTTGATGGCTCCAGCCTCGGTCTCCAGCCCAAAACCCACCAGTTCGACACCGACACGATGATGGAGTGCGGCTGGGTCGTCCCCGACCAAGTGAAGTCGGCCCGCCACATGGGCGCGAAGACCATCATCGTCGGCCCCGCGCGCCTCAGCGACGCCCCCGACGCCCGAACCAACGGTATCGAAGCCGCCCTCTTCACGATGGCCGTCATCGCCAATGCCGTCAAGGCCAAAGCCGACTTCGTAACCCTCTTCGACTCCGAGGCGCTCCTCAAGAGCCCGGCATCGCTCCCGCTCGCGCTACTCGCTGACCGCCGCTCGAACGACATCCGGGTTTGGGATGTCAACCGCGAGTTCGTGATGATCGAGTGCGGCAAAATGATCCTCGCCAACCTTAGTTGGGAGCCGTCCGAATATTTCAAGCAGATTCCGTTCGACTCCGCCGACAATTTGGCCGTCGGTATCAAGGGCGAATACCACCTTTTTGACCAAGACAACGTTTCGAATTGGAAGCAAGTTCTGACCGAACCGGCCAAGCACAGCATCCTCTCTGCGCTTCCTCCACGGTCCATCGTGGTCCTCGGCTGAGTAGAATCTGAGGAATGAGAGTTGCCATCGTCGGAGCCGGAATTTCTGGTTTGGCCGTCGCATGGCGGTTGGAGCGGGCCGGCGTCACCGCCACCGTCTTCGAAAAAAGTTCAAAGGTCGGCGGCCGCGCCTCGACCGTTGTGATCGACGGCTACACCTTTGATGACGGCGCGACGAGCATCGCTCCTCGTGGCCGAGCCATCGAAGAAGTTCTACTGAAAGAGCTTCCAACCGACGATCTGGTCCGCATCGAAAAACCGATCTGGGTTCATGATTCTCTTCGCGTTTCCGCCGGGTCGATCTTCCACAACGAGACCTCGCGCTACACCTACTCGACCGGCCTCGCCGAATTCCCGAACCGCCTCGCCACGCCGCTGAAGGTCAAAACCATGTGCGAAGTGGCGGATATCGCTTCCAGCCGAGACGGATTCGAAATTCAGGGCGAAATGTTCGACAACCTCGTCCTCGCCCTCCCGCTTCCGTTGACGTCCCAACTGCTGTGGTCGCTCAACGAGAGTCGCCCGCTCTCCAACGTCTCCTACCGGTCGTGCCTCAGTGTCATGCTCGGGTTCAAAAACCAGCTTCACGAAACGCCCTACCACGCCATCGTGGACCCCGAAGGCGTACACCCGATGCAGTGGCTCAGTCTCGAATCCGAGAAGTCGCCGCGTCGCGCTCCCGAGCACCATACGGCGATGGTGATGCAGTTGAGTCCCCGCTTTTCGAAGGACAATTTCGACAAGTCGGACGAGTTCATCGTCTCGACCGCACTCGCCTTCACCAAGAACCTTTACGGCCCCGAATTCGAAGCCGCCGAAGTCGCCCAGGTCAAGCGTTGGAAGTATTCCCAACCCGAAAATCTGGCCCGCTTTGAAGCCGTCAACCAGCCGGGCTCGCGAGTTCTAGTCGCCAGCGACGCCCTGTTAGGTGGGCGCATCGAAGAGGCGTTCGAGTGTGGCTACCGGGTGGGAGAACTGCTCCTCAATGCTTAGCGCCGTTCTCCTCCTCGCACTCCAATCCAAAACGCTCAACTACGACATTTATCGCGGCGCCGACCTCATCGGTGAAGCCAAGATTCTCATCAAGATCACCCAGGACGGCGGCAAGAGAACCGACACCAAACTGACCCTCAAACTGAGCGGAAAGACCTTGGATATGCACACGACCCAGGTGTGGGCGTTCTCCGGTCGCCCGACCCTCAAGATCGTGCAGATGTTCGATGCCAAAGGCAACGAAACTCACCGAACTCGGGCCGACTTCAAAGCCGACGAAATCTCGGTGATGGAGACCGTCGGCGACAAAACGACCAAGAAGACGGTCCCGATCGCGGCCGACGCCGAGATTCGCGAGTTGTCCGAGTTCTGGTTCCTGCGGGACGAGCCCGTCAAAGACGAAGCCTTTAAGTTCCAAAGCTTCGACGCCAGTACCCAAAAATGGCAGACCGCCACGAGCACCTACATCGGCATCGAGTCCAAGGTCGTCGACGGAAAAAAGATGGCGCTCTATCATGTCGCCCAGGAAATTGGCACGAAGAAAGTCGATGTTTGGCTCGATACCGACGGTTTTCCGCTGATCACCGAGTCGTCGGACAAGACGAAGATCGTGGCGAAGTTCTAAAATAGAATTCGTGAAATGGCCTAGCCTGCTCCTCGCAATCTTCCTTCCGGGCTCCATCATGGCATTCGATTCCTCCACCACGATTTGGGCCACGGCCCCGGCCGCGAAGTTCTACGACTCCAGCCCGCTCGGCAATGGGCGCATCGGGGCGATGGTCTTTGGCGGCGTCGGCGAGGATCGAATCGTTCTGAACGAGTCGACCGTATGGTCGGGCGGGCCGCAGGACGCCGACCGGGAAGACGCCTATAAGGTGTTGCCCGAGATCAGAAACCTGCTCCTGCACGACGAGAACCGCAAGGCGCAGGACCTGCTTCAGCAGAACTTCATTTGCAAAGGGCCTGGCACCAGTTTCGGTTCGGCCAAAGACGCTCCGTATGGGTGCTATCAAATTCTCGGCAACCTCCGGGTTCGATATTTGGGCGAGCAGGCGACCGACTATTCACGCATCCTCGATCTCAAGGCCGCCACATCGATCGTCAGCTACAAAACGGGCGACGGCCAGATCGAGCGGAAGGCGTTCGTATCCGCCCCCGATCAGGTGTTTGTCTATCATGTCCAGGCCAGCAAAGGCGAAAAGCTGAACCTCGACATCTCGATGGACCGCCCCGAGAACGCGACCTCTTCCGTCAGCGGGAGCCACATTCGCCTCGCTGGTCAGCTCAAGAGCGGCCTGCCGAACGTCGAAGGCGTTCGCTTCCTCGGCCACGCTCGCGTCCTCAACATTGGCGGACAGCAACACCCCGACGGTGCCGGAATCCACGTCACGAACGCCGACGAAGTTCTCATTCTCGTCGCCGCAGGCACCAGCATGTTCGATCCTCACTTCGAGGTCACCTGCCTCAACCAACTCGAAAGGGCGGCGAAAAGGAGCTTCAAAGACCTCAACGGTCGCCAAATCCGCGACGTCCGCCAATTCTTCAGCCGAGTCGACCTCGAACTGCCCAAAACCGAATCCAGCAAGCTCCCGACCATCGATCGGCTGGCCGAGCAGGCGAAAGGCAAGCCCGACCCCGATCTGGCCGCGTTGTACTTCAACTTCGGGCGGTACCTCCTCTTCAGTTCATCCCGACCGGATAGCCCCTTGCCCGCCAACCTGCAGGGCATCTGGGCCGAGGAACTTCAGACGCCGTGGAACGGCGATTTCCACCTCGACATCAACCTGCAGATGAACTATTGGCCCGCCGAGGTGTGTAACCTGTCGGACTGCACCAAGCCCTTGCTCGACTTCCTGCCGAAGCTGGTTCCGAACGGCCGCAAGACCGCCAAGGCGTACTACGACGCCCGCGGCTGGGTGGCGCACGTGGTCACCAACCCGTGGTGCTTTACCTCGCCCGGCGAGGGTGCGGGCTGGGGTTCGACCGTCAGCGGCGGCGCATGGCTCACCGAGCATCAGTGGGACCACTACGCCTTCACTGGCGACAAGACGTACCTAAAGTCGGCGTACCCGGTCATGAAGGAGGCCGCGTTGTTCTTCACCGATATGCTTATCGCCGAGCCAAAGCACGGCTGGCTGGTGACGGCGCCCTCCAATTCGCCGGAAAACACCTATATCCACCCAACCCAAGGCAACCTCAACACCTGCATGGGCCCGACCATGGACCAGCAGATCGTCCACGAACTCTTCGAGAACACGATCAAAGCCTCGGAGGTTCTTGGCGTGGACCCCGACTTCCGCAAGGAACTCCAAGATAAGCTGTCAAAGCTCGCACCGATGCAGATCGCGCCCGACGGCCGACTGCAGGAATGGCTAGAGCCTTACAAGGAAGCCGAGCCGCACCATCGCCACGTGTCGCATCTCTACGGTCTCTACCCGTCCAACCAGATCACGGTGGACGGAACGCCTGCGCTAGCCGAAGCCGCCAAGAAATCCCTCGAAGCCCGAGGTGACGACGGAACCGGCTGGAGCCTGGCATGGAAGGTCAATTTCTGGGCGCGTCTCCACGACGGCAACCACGCGCTGAAGATTCTTCACCGATTGCTCATGCCGACCGGCGTCGAAGGCTACAACTACACGAACGGTGGCGGCACTTACTCCAACCTGTTCGACGCCCATCCGCCTTTCCAAATCGATGGAAACTTCGGCGCGACCGCTGGCATCGCCGAAATGCTTCTCCAGAGCCGCGACGGCGAGATCACGCTGTTGCCCGCCCTGCCCGACGAATGGGCCGCGAAAGGATCGGTGAAGGGCTTGCGAGCCCGTGGCGATCTGACGGTCGAAATCAACTGGCGCAACGGACACGTGGTGGAATATCGGCTGACCGGTCCCAATGCGAAGACCACGAAGGTGACGTTCGGCGCGGGCCGAGAACCCGTCAAGCACAAGACGACTAGCGGCTAAACGAAAGCTCGGAGAACGCCAGTTGGTAGGTCAAGTCGTTCAGGTACCCGTATCCTGCGGGTACCGATAGCTCGGCCGCCAGCGACCGATCGTTGCTTCCCCACGCGAACCCGCTAAACCCGCCGAAAGACGGTACCAGGCCAAAGTAAAAGCCCTTTTGGGCAAAGACGCCGCCGAAGAGGTCGAGCACTTCTTCGCAGGAGTAGGGGCAGAAAACGTGGTTGTCGGCTTGGGTGACCACGATGCCCGACGGCGCCAGCAGACGGGAAAGGTCGGTGTAAAACTCTTTCGTCCACAGCATCTCGCTGATCTCGCCTTCCTCTTCCTCGTAGGTGTCCGTCGAGTCCACGACGATCAGATCGTAAGGTCCTGTCGCCTGCTTCACAAACGGAAAAGCATCCGTGATCTGAAGGTTAACACGCGAGTCGTCGAACGCCCCATCGCTGAGGTTTGGCATCCACTGGCGGCAGGCATCGACCACACCCTGATCGATCTCCACCATGTCGATCTGCGAAACCGACGCGTGACGACAAATTTCGCGGATCACACCGCCGTCGCCGCCGCCGATCACCAACGCCTTCTCGAACTTCGGCAGGTTCAAAGCCGGAATCTGCACTAGGCACTCGTGGTATGCGGCCTCGTCAAAATCAGTCAGTTGGATGTGGCCATCCAGCAGCAGCGCCTTCCCAAAAACTTCGGTCTCCAAAACTGTGACTTTTTGAAAGTCGGTCTGGACGTTACAAAGCTCGCGAACGACGGAAAACGACATCTGGAGCTTGTCGGATCGAATGGGAATGGTGAACGACGCCACCACAAAAGTTTACTTCCTAGGCCGCCTTCTTCTCTTTCTCGGGCCGGCCGAGATTGACCAGAACCAAGTTCTTCATTTTCGAACTGAACGCCGAGTGGATGACCATCAGCAGAATCGGAATCGCGATCGGACTGTACATCGCGTAGTGCATGCTCTTGTACGCCAACGGAATGCTCGCGAGGAAGACGATCGGAATTGTGCCAATGCGCCACACAAAGAAGCTCTGCACCACCCGCGATGTCTGCTCCGTCATCAGGTCTGCCCGACAGCACTTCAGCCAAATGGACAGCATGCTGAGGCCCGCCACCGCGTTGTTGGTGGCGTACAAGAGCCAGGCGCTGGGCAAGGTCGGATTCCCGCTATGGATCGAGGTCGTCAGCGGCAGGATCGACACAAAGAACAGGAACGTGATGTTCTGCCACAACAGCGTGCCATTAAATTTACCGACATGGCGAAAAACGCGCTGATGAAGCATCCAAAAGCTGGCGATGATAAAGAAGGACAGCGTGTAGCCGAGCAGAGCTTGACTCTGAGACTTTAGGTTGAACCAGAGGGCGGCATCGCTATCGGCATTGATGAATTTCGCGATGTCGAGCCGAAAAATAAGGAACGTCAAAACGATCGCAAAAACGCCGTCGCTGAGCGACCGCAAGCGCGATAGTTCCGTCCCCTCATCACGAAGATCGTGCTGTAATGCCATATACCCCCGGAGCAAAAGCCTCCGTGTATTGGGTCGGGTGGAAAACTTTGGTTGCTCATGGCTCCGTCGGTGAGGTTAGATAAATCAGGAGCAAATACTGATGTTAGCTTTACTAGCTGGTGTCATCGCGGGTTACCAGACCTCGAAAATGGTGACGATGCAGCTAGTTTTGCTTCGTCCCGGCGAAAATTCGACGCCTCTCACGAAGAATCTTCAGGAGGTTGCGATGAAGCGACACCTGGAAGGATTAGAGGCCCTGTGGTCGGCGGGAAAGGCCGTTGCCGTGGGGCCAATGGAAGGCTCCGACTACGCTGGCTTGGCTGTCATGGACGTCAATAGCGCCGACGAGGCAAAGGATCTGATGAAGGATGATCCGTTCGTCAAATCAGGGAGATTGAAGGTAGACGTATTGCCGTGGATGCTGGAAAACACCTTCCGTAAAGGCAAAAAGTTCCTCGATGTCGAGAAGGTCTACTTCGGCATCTTGGAGCGACCGGACAAAGCGCCCAGCTATCCTAACCAGAAATTGGAGGAAATGCAGGCCGGGCACTTGGCCAATATTCAGAAAATGGCGAAAGACGGAATTCTTGCCGCCGCCGGACCGTTTCTATCGAATGAGAAGCGCCGAGGGGTGTTCGTTTTCTGCACCAATGACCTCAAGGTTATCCAAAAGGCGGTCGCCGTCGACCCCCTGATTCGAGCAAAGAGGCTAGAATTGAAGCTCTATCCGTGGTGGACGAGCAAAGGTACGGTCGTTCCGTACAAACCATGAACAGGGAAAGATGAATCAGAAGATTTACTGGGTGGGGATCGCGTCGATTTCGATGACGGCGCTAGGTTTTGGCATCGTCTACCCCCTCGCCTACGCCGCCAACCCGATCAACCAGCCGTTGGTCGAACAACAGGAATCCCGCGCCTCCGGCTTTACTATGCGCGGCGAGGCGCTCTACCAAAAGGACGCTAAGGCGAACCGCACCATCGTCGCCGCCCGAATGTTTGCCACCGGCCCAATGCACGATGACGAAGTCATTCGGATGGAAGGCACATTTTCCCTCATCACCCCAAACGGTCAGGTCAAATCGTTCGGTCCGTCCACCTGGACGTTTTCGCCGAACCTCTACTCCGTCATGCCGGTGCAGAATGCTCCCTCCGGCTCAAAAGTAAAGATTGACGGCACGATCTACGTCTACCACCGCGAACTCATCAAATCCGAACGGGAAATCCTCCCAGATGGGTCCATCAAGCTGTACATGAACATCGGCTCCGTGACCTTCAGCAAGATTCCTAACTCGAATCCGGCTCAGATTTCCGTGGACTGCGAGAACCTCGGTTCCGTCCACCAGCACGGTCTTGAGCTCATGAGCGCGAATAACAAGACTGTGTCCAGCCGAATCCTGCTCTATGCAGGCAAACAAGTCGTCGAGCGGGAGAACCTGCCGTTCGTCGGTCGCAAAATCGGTATGGAGCCGTACGTGATTCGACAACTCATCCCTAAGCGAAGTGAGCCGGTCCACCTCGTGCTTCCGGTCCGCGATTTGGGCCGATAGCGATCTTGGTAATATCGCTTTAGTGATTTCTCAGAAGAGCCTCCTGCTGGCGCTCATGCTCGCCGGCTCCTCATTGTCGTTCGGCCAATCGCCGGACCAGTACAAGGGTCTCGAATGGCGCTTCGTTGGCCCATTTCGAGGCGGCCGCTCGCTTGCGGTGGCAGGCTCCCCCCAGCGTCCCAAGGAGTACTACTTCGGCGCGACCGGCGGCGGAATCTGGAAGACCACCGACGGTGGCGATAACTGGTCGCCCGTCTCCGATGGCTCCCTCGGCTCATCCTCGGTGGGTGCCATCGCGATTGCTCCGTCCAATCCCGACGTCATTTACGC
This window contains:
- a CDS encoding FAD-dependent oxidoreductase yields the protein MRVAIVGAGISGLAVAWRLERAGVTATVFEKSSKVGGRASTVVIDGYTFDDGATSIAPRGRAIEEVLLKELPTDDLVRIEKPIWVHDSLRVSAGSIFHNETSRYTYSTGLAEFPNRLATPLKVKTMCEVADIASSRDGFEIQGEMFDNLVLALPLPLTSQLLWSLNESRPLSNVSYRSCLSVMLGFKNQLHETPYHAIVDPEGVHPMQWLSLESEKSPRRAPEHHTAMVMQLSPRFSKDNFDKSDEFIVSTALAFTKNLYGPEFEAAEVAQVKRWKYSQPENLARFEAVNQPGSRVLVASDALLGGRIEEAFECGYRVGELLLNA
- a CDS encoding polyamine aminopropyltransferase, with product MASFTIPIRSDKLQMSFSVVRELCNVQTDFQKVTVLETEVFGKALLLDGHIQLTDFDEAAYHECLVQIPALNLPKFEKALVIGGGDGGVIREICRHASVSQIDMVEIDQGVVDACRQWMPNLSDGAFDDSRVNLQITDAFPFVKQATGPYDLIVVDSTDTYEEEEGEISEMLWTKEFYTDLSRLLAPSGIVVTQADNHVFCPYSCEEVLDLFGGVFAQKGFYFGLVPSFGGFSGFAWGSNDRSLAAELSVPAGYGYLNDLTYQLAFSELSFSR
- a CDS encoding DUF1211 domain-containing protein, with the translated sequence MALQHDLRDEGTELSRLRSLSDGVFAIVLTFLIFRLDIAKFINADSDAALWFNLKSQSQALLGYTLSFFIIASFWMLHQRVFRHVGKFNGTLLWQNITFLFFVSILPLTTSIHSGNPTLPSAWLLYATNNAVAGLSMLSIWLKCCRADLMTEQTSRVVQSFFVWRIGTIPIVFLASIPLAYKSMHYAMYSPIAIPILLMVIHSAFSSKMKNLVLVNLGRPEKEKKAA
- a CDS encoding glycoside hydrolase family 95 protein; translation: MKWPSLLLAIFLPGSIMAFDSSTTIWATAPAAKFYDSSPLGNGRIGAMVFGGVGEDRIVLNESTVWSGGPQDADREDAYKVLPEIRNLLLHDENRKAQDLLQQNFICKGPGTSFGSAKDAPYGCYQILGNLRVRYLGEQATDYSRILDLKAATSIVSYKTGDGQIERKAFVSAPDQVFVYHVQASKGEKLNLDISMDRPENATSSVSGSHIRLAGQLKSGLPNVEGVRFLGHARVLNIGGQQHPDGAGIHVTNADEVLILVAAGTSMFDPHFEVTCLNQLERAAKRSFKDLNGRQIRDVRQFFSRVDLELPKTESSKLPTIDRLAEQAKGKPDPDLAALYFNFGRYLLFSSSRPDSPLPANLQGIWAEELQTPWNGDFHLDINLQMNYWPAEVCNLSDCTKPLLDFLPKLVPNGRKTAKAYYDARGWVAHVVTNPWCFTSPGEGAGWGSTVSGGAWLTEHQWDHYAFTGDKTYLKSAYPVMKEAALFFTDMLIAEPKHGWLVTAPSNSPENTYIHPTQGNLNTCMGPTMDQQIVHELFENTIKASEVLGVDPDFRKELQDKLSKLAPMQIAPDGRLQEWLEPYKEAEPHHRHVSHLYGLYPSNQITVDGTPALAEAAKKSLEARGDDGTGWSLAWKVNFWARLHDGNHALKILHRLLMPTGVEGYNYTNGGGTYSNLFDAHPPFQIDGNFGATAGIAEMLLQSRDGEITLLPALPDEWAAKGSVKGLRARGDLTVEINWRNGHVVEYRLTGPNAKTTKVTFGAGREPVKHKTTSG